CGACGTTTTTGCCGGTGGGCGGAACGGATCTGGCCGCTGCCGTCCGAACGGCGATTTCGGGTTTCAACGCGGGGAATACCTCCGATAAGGCCGTTATTTTGATCACCGACGGCGAGAGCACGGGAGAAGAAGCCCCTCTGGACGCCGCCAGGGCCGCCGCGGCCGCCAAGATTCGACTTTTTTGCGTGGGTGTCGGCGCCACCGACGGGGTGCCGATTCCTGCTGCTGACGGCGGGTTTGTGAAAGACGGTACGGGCAACATCGTGTTGACACGCCTGGACGAGGACACCTTAAAGAAAATGGCGGTTATGACCGGCGGCAGTTATGTCCGTTCCGTGGCCGGAGATATGGACTTGGAGACCATCTATGCAAAACACATTCGCAAAGAGATGACTTCCGCAACGCTGAACCGGCAGAAAAAGAAAATTCTGGAGAATCGTTTTCAGTGGTTTCTTGCTCTGGCGGTGTTTCTCATGGGGGTGGAAATGATGATTCCCCCTCGTAAAAAAGCCACGGCGGTCATGGCTGTGGCGCTGCTGCTTTTTGCGAACGGATCCATCGCCGGTGCGGCAACTCCGCAGGACCTTATTCGTGAAGGGCAGCGCGCCTATGAGGCGGGGGACTATGAAACGGCCCTGACGCGGTTTGTCGATGCTCAGCTGGAGGCGCCCGACTTGGCTGAAATTCACTACAACATTGGAAACGCCCAATACAAGGCCGGCGATTATCAGGCGGCCCTCAACAGCTACAAGCAGGCCCTTTTGTCAACGGATCAGACGATGCGCCGCAATGCGCATTATAATATGGGAAACGCGCTGTTTCGGCTGGGGCAACATAAAGAAGCGCTGGCGAGCTATCGCGCCGCCCTGAAAATCGATGCCAAGGACCAGGAGACGATAGACAACATCGCCTTTGTCAAAAAGGTTATGGAACAACCCAAGCCGCCGCAGCAGCAAGGGGATAAGTCACAGGACGATTCACTCAGGGAAGATACGTCTCAGAAGAATAAGGACGAAAAGAAGTCTTCTTCGGAAAATCGTGAAGACCCTTCGAATCAAACACAATCTGCCGCGAATACGGAAAAAAATCCTTCGGGGGAGAAGAAAAATCAGCCCGATTCATCCCCGGTGAATCAGCCCCAAAATAAACCCGATACCGACGCGGATAAGCAAGTCCGTTCCGGGCAAAAGGAAATGGACGAGCAGGCCAGGCAACAGGCCGAGCGAATGCTGAATCGCCTGGAAGATATGCCGGGCCGGGCGTTGATGCCCGCCTACCGCGAACGCCATGTTGAAAAGGACTGGTGATGAAGCAACTGGTCGGGCTATTTTGTTTGCTTTTTTTCTTTCCGCAGTCACTGTTTGCGGAAACGGTGCAGGCTTTTGTCGATAGAACCACAACATCGATGGATACGCCGATTCAGCTCACGGTCAGTATTCCCAGCAGGGATGCAACGGTGGATACCTCCGTCATTAAGGACTTTGAGGTTCAGCCCGCCGGAACCAGCACTCAGGTTCAGATCATTAACGGCACCACTCACCAGGAAGAGACTTATCGGTTTTTGCTGATACCCAACCGGTCCGGGCGGCTCACCGTTCCGTCCTTAAGGGTTCACTTCGATGGGCAGACCCATCACACGCAGCCCATTGAAGTGCAAGTGGCCAAGGGAGACAACCGGGCGCGTGACACCGGCGGACCGGGGATTGAGGTGAAGGCGGAGGTGTCCGAAGCCGCCCCCTTTATTGGGCAGCAGGTCATCTATTCCTTTGTGCTGCGTTTCGGTATTCAGATCGCCAATACAAAATATACGGCGCCTGATTTTTCTGGATTTACCGCCAAACAGATCGG
This Desulfobacterales bacterium DNA region includes the following protein-coding sequences:
- a CDS encoding VWA domain-containing protein, producing the protein MTFSDLSSLWLVWTVPVLFLVCFWGLGRRARILMNFSAKRGLSVISPDAPASRRWVKAGLLLAVVMLLVISLAGPQYGYRWREIEQKGVDLIVAIDCSKSMLAKDIQPTRLDRAKREVVDLLNLLQGDRVGLVAFSGTAFLQCPLTLDYEAFHLFLGALTPTFLPVGGTDLAAAVRTAISGFNAGNTSDKAVILITDGESTGEEAPLDAARAAAAAKIRLFCVGVGATDGVPIPAADGGFVKDGTGNIVLTRLDEDTLKKMAVMTGGSYVRSVAGDMDLETIYAKHIRKEMTSATLNRQKKKILENRFQWFLALAVFLMGVEMMIPPRKKATAVMAVALLLFANGSIAGAATPQDLIREGQRAYEAGDYETALTRFVDAQLEAPDLAEIHYNIGNAQYKAGDYQAALNSYKQALLSTDQTMRRNAHYNMGNALFRLGQHKEALASYRAALKIDAKDQETIDNIAFVKKVMEQPKPPQQQGDKSQDDSLREDTSQKNKDEKKSSSENREDPSNQTQSAANTEKNPSGEKKNQPDSSPVNQPQNKPDTDADKQVRSGQKEMDEQARQQAERMLNRLEDMPGRALMPAYRERHVEKDW